One Candidatus Kinetoplastibacterium oncopeltii TCC290E genomic region harbors:
- the rplL gene encoding 50S ribosomal protein L7/L12 — protein MSLNKNEILEAVANMTVLDLSELIKAMEEKFGVSAAAAVAVAAPAGGNAAAVEEQTEFNVMLLEAGANKVSVIKAVRELTGLGLKEAKDLVDGAPKAVKEGVSKSDAESIKKKLDDAGAKSEIK, from the coding sequence ATGTCTTTAAATAAAAATGAAATTCTAGAAGCTGTCGCTAATATGACAGTATTAGATCTTTCTGAGCTTATTAAAGCTATGGAAGAAAAATTTGGTGTTTCTGCTGCAGCAGCTGTTGCAGTTGCCGCACCAGCTGGTGGTAATGCTGCTGCAGTTGAAGAGCAAACAGAATTTAATGTAATGCTTTTAGAAGCAGGAGCTAACAAGGTTAGTGTTATTAAAGCTGTTCGTGAATTAACAGGTTTAGGGTTAAAAGAGGCTAAAGATTTAGTTGATGGTGCACCTAAAGCAGTTAAGGAAGGTGTTTCTAAGTCTGATGCTGAAAGTATCAAGAAAAAACTTGATGATGCCGGCGCAAAATCTGAAATAAAGTAA